The Mercurialis annua linkage group LG8, ddMerAnnu1.2, whole genome shotgun sequence genome window below encodes:
- the LOC126661830 gene encoding uncharacterized protein LOC126661830 encodes MAAALFQQSCYGVLKWYFFCTALMEKTRFSIFYHYGGFVAYYDGGRHYIGGKLEPVHGLYSNNFSFSDLREDVAKFGFQFNEYQLMYQIVRQGVKYELFDLKGEATFPEMMKQAVELNGILNIYIVVKKNNNDVFESQSSKLKKAQKKKGVPLQKNKECAGEVLNQLDGVAQQKNINSAGEVVNQLDGVAQQKNINYASELLIDRKVDEKIESEYLDYNPVGESDTDDGLSDDNLSNDVEYIEARKNTTKYKKMQPEIVQTMHTVRSVRSTGKVKAIESGAVASCADSVSSEFHSDYYDSDAEVNSDGSDEEECNGKKKKYGVYDPKCDHKLLVLLLGMKFENAHQCKEAVREWAIWNGHNLKIIRSSRYQLEMRCMKNCPWKLYGSMLPDECTFCIKTLVSEHLCPRVLENRMVTGNWIAKQYRNKFRRCPNFSAKELAGDLLETFCVRVSRAMLYRSKSLALEMLRGSVIEHYGFLRSYKAELMRVDREGRFDFMLEEGGTFKAFYIGFSSLKKGFMKGCRKIIGFDGCFLKTFLGGALLTAVAKDGNNQMFPICWAVVESENEFFWTWFLEILFEELGIIDGYGWSFVSDQQKGLTNAIMKLTPHAEHRNCARHVYCNWKKEFKGQTLKNLFWRAARSTYEASYNAAIEKLLEEDEAAHKDFLKRGPNKFCKFYMSEYPKSDMIDNNVCECFNGYIVKTRGKHIIEMLEEIRCALMERMHKKHTEMTGVTFTICPRIRERVEELKYNSRICTATPSIGDKFQVAIKDDQYVVNLKTLTCTCRAWQLTGIPCMHACSSILWLNKDPLDFVDPYYSVQMYLEACRYAIEPLNGKKMWPRAEGNAIKPPVIKPMPGRPKTKRKRGIEEDKNPNKLSKSGVLMSCSRCGVVGHNTRTCKETNIQRRVKTPASRGRPRKPIAPGTSHRQQLPRVVSADDKRTKRREKRRVNEGFGVRIIEETNNMYIRPPGTKPETSRAQLIAAGRNQQSQAQPQEQPAASGGRNARGGRGGRGGRSGMGGRGGRGGRSGMGGRGGRGNEASTVTIQPSYARATTSSRGKAVIAVILSKLGYTNYCNVISHFMLYLFVLLPVYIFVVNNGKKGMHIIKVQA; translated from the exons GGCGTCAAATATGAACTCTTTGACCTCAAAGGGGAAGCTACATTTCCTGAAATGATGAAGCAAGCTGTTGAACTGAATGGGATACTGAATATTTATATCGTGGTAAAGAAAAATAACAATGATGTGTTTGAGAGTCAATCCTCAAAATTGAAGAAAGCTCAAAAGAAAAAGGGAGTTCCATtacaaaagaacaaagaatGTGCAGGTGAAGTATTAAATCAGTTAGATGGAGTTGCACAACAAAAGAACATAAATTCTGCAGGTGAAGTAGTAAATCAGTTAGATGGAGTTGCACAACAAAAGAACATAAATTATGCAAGTGAGTTACTGATTGATAGAAAAGTAGACGAGAAGATAGAAAGTGAATATTTGGACTATAATCCGGTAGGTGAGAGTGACACAGATGATGGGTTGAGCGATGATAACTTGTCAAATGATGTTGAGTACATTGAAGCAAGGAAGAACACaacaaagtacaaaaaaatgCAGCCTGAAATTGTTCAGACTATGCACACCGTAAGAAGTGTTCGGAGCACAGGAAAAGTCAAGGCCATTGAATCTGGGGCTGTTGCATCTTGTGCTGACTCAGTTTCTAGTGAGTTTCATAGTGATTATTATGACTCTGATGCTGAAGTAAATTCAGATGGAAGTGATGAGGAAGAGTGTAAtggaaaaaagaagaaatatggGGTATATGATCCTAAATGTGACCATAAACTACTGGTGCTATTACTGGGAATGAAATTTGAGAATGCACATCAATGCAAAGAAGCAGTTCGGGAGTGGGCTATATGGAATGGCCATAATCTTAAAATCATACGGAGTAGCAGATATCAGTTAGAAATGCGTTGCATGAAAAACTGTCCCTGGAAGCTTTATGGTAGTATGTTGCCAGATGAATGTACATTTTGTATAAAAACTCTGGTTAGTGAGCATTTATGTCCTAGAGTGCTGGAAAATAGGATGGTGACTGGTAATTGGATAGCAAAACAATACAGGAACAAGTTTAGAAGATGTCCTAACTTCTCTGCTAAAGAGTTAGCGGGTGATCTCTTAGAAACTTTTTGTGTCAGAGTGAGTAGAGCAATGCTGTACAGATCTAAAAGTCTTGCGTTAGAAATGCTTAGGGGGTCTGTAATTGAACATTACGGATTCCTAAGATCTTACAAGGCTGAACTGATGAGAGTCGATAGAGAGGGAAGATTTGACTTCATGCTTGAGGAAGGAGGGACTTTCAAGGCGTTCTACATTGGGTTTAGCTCTCTGAAAAAAGGGTTTATGAAAGGATGCCGAAAGATAATTGGATTCGATGGGTGTTTTTTGAAAACATTTCTTGGTGGAGCTTTGCTTACCGCAGTGGCTAAGGATGGGAACAACCAAATGTTCCCTATTTGTTGGGCTGTGGTCGAGTCTGAAAATGAGTTCTTCTGGACTTGGTTTCTTGAAATTTTGTTTGAAGAGCTTGGGATTATTGATGGGTATGGATGGAGCTTTGTTAGTGACCAGCAGAAG GGACTTACAAATGCAATTATGAAGCTTACCCCACACGCCGAGCACAGAAATTGTGCCAGGCATGTCTATTGCAATTGGAAAAAAGAATTTAAGGGCCAGACATTGAAGAATCTGTTTTGGAGGGCAGCGAGAAGTACTTATGAGGCATCATATAATGCTGCTATAGAAAAGTTGCTTGAAGAAGATGAGGCAGCTCACAAAGATTTTCTTAAAAGAGGACCTAATAAATTTTGTAAGTTTTACATGTCTGAATACCCTAAGTCTGATATGATAGACAACAATGTATGTGAATGCTTTAATGGGTATATAGTTAAGACTAGGGGAAAGCATATCATTGAAATGCTTGAGGAAATTAGGTGTGCTTTGATGGAAAGAATGCATAAGAAGCACACTGAAATGACTGGTGTCACATTTACAATTTGCCCTAGGATTAGGGAAAGGGTAGAAGAGTTAAAATACAATTCTAGAATTTGTACTGCCACACCATCCATAGGGGATAAGTTTCAGGTAGCAATAAAGGACGATCAATATGTTGTAAACTTGAAAACATTGACCTGTACTTGTAGGGCATGGCAACTTACTGGTATTCCATGTATGCATGCATGTTCTAGTATCTTATGGTTGAACAAGGACCCTTTAGATTTTGTGGATCCCTATTATTCTGTTCAAATGTACCTGGAAGCCTGTCGATATGCCATTGAACCTTTAAATGGCAAGAAGATGTGGCCTAGAGCAGAAGGTAATGCAATTAAGCCACCGGTGATTAAGCCAATGCCCGGACGACCAAAAACGAAGAGAAAAAGAGGCATTGAGGAAGATAAGAATCCAAACAAGCTATCGAAGAGTGGAGTTCTAATGAGTTGCTCGAGATGTGGAGTTGTGGGTCACAATACAAGAACTTGTAAGGAAACTAACATTCAACGACGAGTAAAGACACCG GCTTCTAGAGGAAGACCAAGAAAACCTATTGCCCCTGGGACATCACATAGACAGCAACTACCAAGAGTAGTCTCCGCTGATGATAAGCGCACTAAAAGGAGAGAAAAAAGACGG GTTAATGAGGGTTTTGGAGTTAGGATAATTGAAGAAACAAATAATATGTACATCCGg CCACCAGGAACCAAACCAGAGACCAGCCGCGCTCAACTTATTGCTGCCGGGAGGAACCAGCAATCACAAGCACAACCACAAGAACAACCAGCTGCAAGCGGTGGAAGGAATGCCAGAGGTGGAAGAGGTGGAAGAGGTGGCAGGTCAGGCATGGGTGGCAGAGGTGGAAGAGGTGGCAGGTCAGGCATGGGTGGCAGAGGTGGCAGAGGCAATGAGGCATCAACGGTGACAATTCAACCTTCATATGCAAGGGCAACAACAAGTAGTCGAGGAAAA GCAGTCATT GCCGTTATTTTGTCAAAACTTGGTTACACCAATTATTGCAATGTAATAAGCCATTTTATGCTATATCTGTTTGTGTTGTTACCAGTATACATTTTTGTTGTAAACAATGGCAAAAAGGGTATGCATATCATTAAGGTTCAAGCTTGA